In Streptomyces durocortorensis, a genomic segment contains:
- the tilS gene encoding tRNA lysidine(34) synthetase TilS, translating to MGPHPAVAAIRLAVRRVLHDVLTEFHRHDGHGRPAEAARRPAHAARSRYAEAGAAGRQALPERPALPERPDTPLVLVACSGGADSMALASALAFEARKLAVRAGGITVDHNLQPGSDLRAAEVVARLTAMDLDPVEAVAVHVGREGGPEAAARDARYAALDAAAERHGAAAVLLGHTRDDQAETVLLGLARGSGIRSLSGMAAASGPAGRYRRPFLQLDRQTARKACLVQSIPVWDDPHNIDPAYTRSRLRHEGLPALEKALGKGVVEALARTAQLSRDDADALDTWAAEAELSVRDETGRLECAKLYALPPAVRRRVLRRAVIEAGAPAGSLFARHLEEVDRLITGWRGQRAINLPGRVEALRQGGRLVIRQS from the coding sequence ATGGGTCCCCATCCTGCGGTCGCGGCGATACGCCTGGCGGTCCGCCGCGTACTCCACGACGTCCTCACCGAATTCCACCGGCACGACGGCCACGGCCGGCCCGCCGAAGCGGCCCGGCGCCCCGCGCACGCCGCCCGCTCCCGTTACGCCGAGGCCGGCGCCGCGGGCAGGCAGGCTCTCCCCGAGCGGCCCGCCCTCCCCGAACGGCCCGACACCCCGCTCGTCCTCGTCGCCTGTTCGGGCGGCGCCGACTCCATGGCGCTCGCCTCCGCCCTCGCGTTCGAGGCCCGCAAGCTCGCCGTCCGGGCCGGTGGCATCACCGTCGACCACAACCTCCAGCCGGGATCCGACCTCCGCGCCGCCGAGGTCGTCGCCCGGCTCACCGCCATGGACCTCGACCCCGTCGAGGCCGTCGCCGTGCACGTCGGGCGCGAGGGCGGCCCCGAAGCCGCGGCCCGTGACGCTCGCTACGCCGCGCTGGACGCCGCCGCCGAGCGCCACGGCGCCGCCGCCGTCCTGCTCGGCCACACCCGCGACGACCAGGCCGAGACCGTCCTCCTCGGCCTCGCCCGCGGCTCCGGCATCCGCTCGCTCTCCGGCATGGCCGCCGCCTCCGGACCGGCGGGCCGCTACCGCCGCCCCTTCCTCCAGCTCGACCGCCAGACCGCCCGCAAGGCCTGCCTCGTCCAGTCGATCCCCGTCTGGGACGACCCGCACAACATCGATCCCGCCTACACCCGCTCCCGGCTCCGCCACGAAGGCCTGCCCGCCCTGGAGAAGGCGCTCGGCAAAGGCGTCGTCGAAGCCCTCGCCCGGACCGCCCAGCTCTCCCGCGACGACGCCGACGCCCTGGACACCTGGGCCGCCGAGGCCGAGCTGTCCGTGCGCGACGAGACCGGCCGCCTGGAGTGCGCCAAGCTCTACGCCCTGCCGCCCGCGGTACGCCGCCGGGTGCTGCGCCGGGCCGTGATCGAGGCCGGGGCGCCCGCCGGTTCCCTCTTCGCCCGCCACCTCGAAGAAGTCGACCGGCTGATCACCGGCTGGCGCGGCCAGCGGGCCATCAACCTGCCCGGCCGCGTCGAGGCCCTGCGGCAGGGTGGCAGACTGGTCATTCGGCAGAGCTGA
- a CDS encoding zinc-dependent metalloprotease, with protein MTSIGGAEMVDWNLAVATATRLVRPGPEISREEARAVVAELRRHARASEEHVRHFTRMIPEGTEPEDTPVLVVDRAGWIKANVAGFRELLRPLLAKMENRRPGGPGGAVLGAVGGKVTGVELGMLLSFLASRVLGQYETFAPATRDLPASANGGGRLLLVAPNIVHVERELDVAPHDFRLWVALHEETHRTQFTGVPWLRDHLQGEIQTFLDETDVDPMTFLERLREAAQSLSGAGRPEGEQGEDGGRSLVDIVQTPAQREVLGRLTAVMSLLEGHADYVMDGVGPEVVGSVAEIREKFQQRRARGAGRLDQALRKLLGLDAKLRQYKEGEKFVRSVVDEVGMDGFNRVWTSPNTLPTKAEIAKPADWVARVHRKAES; from the coding sequence ATGACGAGCATCGGTGGTGCCGAGATGGTCGACTGGAATCTCGCGGTGGCGACCGCGACCCGACTCGTACGGCCGGGGCCCGAGATCAGCCGCGAGGAGGCCCGCGCCGTCGTCGCGGAGCTCCGGCGGCATGCCAGGGCCTCCGAGGAACACGTCCGCCACTTCACCCGGATGATCCCCGAGGGGACCGAACCGGAGGACACCCCCGTCCTCGTCGTCGACCGGGCCGGCTGGATCAAGGCCAATGTCGCGGGCTTCCGGGAGCTGCTGCGCCCCCTGCTCGCCAAGATGGAGAACCGCCGCCCCGGCGGACCGGGCGGCGCCGTCCTCGGCGCGGTCGGCGGCAAGGTGACCGGCGTCGAGCTGGGCATGCTGCTCTCGTTCCTCGCCTCCCGGGTGCTCGGCCAGTACGAGACGTTCGCCCCCGCCACCCGCGACCTCCCCGCCTCCGCGAACGGCGGCGGACGGCTGCTCCTGGTCGCCCCCAACATCGTCCACGTCGAACGCGAGCTGGATGTCGCCCCGCACGACTTCCGGCTCTGGGTCGCCCTCCACGAGGAGACCCACCGCACCCAGTTCACCGGCGTGCCCTGGCTCCGCGACCACCTCCAGGGCGAGATCCAGACGTTTCTGGACGAGACCGACGTCGACCCGATGACCTTCCTGGAACGGCTCCGCGAAGCCGCCCAGTCCCTCTCCGGCGCCGGACGCCCCGAGGGGGAACAGGGCGAGGACGGCGGCCGCAGCCTCGTCGACATCGTCCAGACCCCCGCCCAGCGCGAGGTGCTCGGCCGGCTCACCGCCGTCATGTCCCTCCTGGAAGGACACGCGGACTACGTGATGGACGGCGTGGGCCCCGAGGTCGTCGGCTCCGTCGCCGAGATCCGGGAGAAGTTCCAGCAGCGCCGGGCCCGGGGCGCAGGCCGCCTCGACCAGGCCCTGCGCAAGCTCCTCGGCCTGGACGCCAAGCTCCGGCAGTACAAGGAAGGCGAGAAGTTCGTACGATCGGTCGTCGACGAGGTCGGCATGGACGGCTTCAACCGCGTCTGGACCTCACCCAACACCCTCCCGACCAAGGCCGAGATCGCCAAGCCCGCCGACTGGGTCGCACGGGTGCACCGCAAGGCGGAATCGTGA
- the dacB gene encoding D-alanyl-D-alanine carboxypeptidase/D-alanyl-D-alanine endopeptidase has protein sequence MAEPVERPSNRPSDPWGRLKSLTNRRNGSHTWQVIAGSATLGLVVAAGAVLAAGPWDNGQRKAEREVAAAADPTGGAHHGRPTPDAPPAAPSAPPVLPALGTATRDTPQDPAGLRDTLAPLIGVPELGTQVAASVIDTATGKQLYGHGATTPMTPASTIKLATTLAALSALGPDHRIATTARLSEDARTLTLVGGGDPTLSRAALRSMATEAADALREDGRDSVRLAYDTSRYTGPELHPISPNTNIAPVTALMVDEGRLDDTDRGPAPRSEDPAGDAARAFAAQLKKAGVKVTGTPREARAAAEARTVATHHSAPLSSLVERTLTNSDNDIAEALARQTAIAKGESADFAGARRAVTKELKKLQVPVAGAHLADGSGLDRADRVTTALLTALLARAADPDRPGLRHVLTGLPVAGFSGTLSARYQDAPGATGLIRAKTGTLWGVNALAGTVVDDRGRLLAFAFLASGTASAPEAEAALDALAAAVAGPAR, from the coding sequence GTGGCCGAGCCGGTGGAAAGACCGTCGAACCGTCCGTCGGACCCGTGGGGCAGGCTGAAGAGCCTGACGAATCGGCGCAACGGCTCGCACACCTGGCAGGTCATCGCAGGCTCCGCCACGCTCGGCCTGGTCGTCGCTGCCGGCGCCGTCCTCGCCGCCGGCCCCTGGGACAACGGTCAGCGTAAGGCCGAGCGGGAGGTGGCAGCCGCCGCGGACCCCACAGGTGGCGCACATCACGGCCGCCCGACGCCCGACGCGCCCCCGGCTGCCCCCAGCGCCCCGCCCGTCCTTCCCGCCCTCGGGACCGCCACCCGCGACACCCCCCAGGACCCCGCGGGCCTCCGCGACACCCTCGCCCCGCTCATCGGCGTGCCCGAACTCGGCACCCAGGTCGCCGCGTCCGTCATCGACACCGCCACCGGCAAGCAGCTGTACGGGCACGGCGCCACCACCCCGATGACCCCGGCCTCCACGATCAAGCTCGCCACCACCCTCGCCGCGCTCTCCGCCCTCGGCCCCGACCACCGCATCGCCACCACCGCCCGGCTCTCCGAGGACGCCCGCACCCTCACCCTCGTCGGCGGTGGCGACCCCACCCTGAGCAGGGCCGCCCTGCGTTCGATGGCCACCGAGGCCGCCGACGCCCTGCGCGAGGACGGCAGGGACTCCGTACGGCTCGCCTACGACACCTCCCGCTACACCGGCCCCGAGCTCCACCCGATCAGCCCCAACACCAACATCGCCCCCGTCACCGCGCTGATGGTCGACGAGGGCCGGCTCGACGACACGGACCGCGGCCCCGCACCCCGCAGCGAGGACCCCGCGGGCGACGCCGCCCGCGCCTTCGCCGCCCAGCTGAAGAAGGCGGGCGTCAAGGTCACCGGCACACCCCGCGAGGCCCGCGCGGCCGCCGAGGCCCGCACGGTCGCCACCCACCACTCCGCGCCGCTGTCCTCCCTCGTCGAGCGAACCCTCACCAACAGCGACAACGACATCGCCGAGGCCCTCGCCCGGCAGACCGCCATCGCCAAGGGCGAGAGCGCCGACTTCGCCGGAGCCCGCCGCGCCGTCACCAAAGAACTGAAGAAGCTCCAGGTCCCGGTGGCAGGCGCCCACCTCGCCGACGGCAGCGGCCTCGACCGCGCGGACCGGGTCACCACCGCCCTCCTCACCGCCCTCCTCGCCCGCGCCGCCGACCCGGACCGCCCCGGACTGCGCCACGTCCTCACCGGCCTCCCCGTCGCCGGATTCAGCGGCACCCTCAGCGCCCGCTACCAGGACGCCCCCGGTGCCACCGGCCTGATCCGCGCCAAGACCGGCACCCTCTGGGGCGTCAACGCCCTCGCCGGAACCGTCGTCGACGACCGGGGCCGCCTCCTCGCCTTCGCCTTCCTCGCCTCCGGCACCGCCTCGGCCCCCGAGGCCGAAGCCGCCCTCGACGCCCTGGCCGCGGCCGTCGCCGGACCGGCCCGCTGA
- a CDS encoding inorganic diphosphatase: MEFDVTIEIPKGSRNKYEVDHETGRIRLDRRLFTSTSYPADYGFVENTLGEDGDPLDALVILDEPTFPGCLIKCRAIGMFRMTDEAGGDDKLLCVPASDPRVEHLRDIHHVSEFDRLEIQHFFEVYKDLEPGKSVEGADWVGRAEAEAEIEASYKRLEAQGGAH, encoded by the coding sequence GTGGAGTTCGACGTCACCATCGAGATCCCGAAGGGTTCGCGGAACAAGTACGAGGTGGACCACGAGACCGGTCGGATCCGCCTGGACCGTCGACTCTTCACCTCGACCAGCTACCCGGCCGACTACGGCTTCGTCGAGAACACCCTCGGCGAGGACGGCGACCCGCTGGACGCGCTGGTCATTCTGGACGAGCCGACCTTCCCCGGTTGCCTCATCAAGTGCCGTGCCATCGGCATGTTCCGGATGACCGACGAGGCGGGCGGCGACGACAAGCTGCTCTGCGTCCCGGCGTCCGACCCGCGGGTGGAGCACCTGCGCGACATCCACCACGTGTCGGAGTTCGACCGCCTGGAGATCCAGCACTTCTTCGAGGTCTACAAGGACCTGGAGCCGGGCAAGTCCGTCGAGGGCGCCGACTGGGTCGGCCGCGCCGAGGCGGAGGCCGAGATCGAGGCCTCGTACAAGCGCCTTGAGGCGCAGGGCGGCGCGCACTGA
- a CDS encoding threonine/serine exporter family protein gives MVAESGGPEDQKPQSDEARSAFAPPPGTSHHASPPEEDHPTSEFALPSGVHQDPGGPASSGGGPGGASHSDTLSSAFTPPSTYRAQQSPPAFTPAQGMPMVRLTKEAPWQDRMRTMLRMPVTERPAAETVQRTDDETGPAVPRVLDLTLRIGELLLAGGEGAEDVEAAMFAVTRSYGLDRSEPTVTFTLLSISHQPSLVDDPVTASRTVRRRGTDYTRLAAVFRLVDDITSEEADVSLEEAYRRLAEIRRNRHPYPGWVLTAAAGLLAGSASVLVGGGVLVFIVAATGAMLGDRLAWLCAGRGLPEFYQFTVAAMPPAAMGVALTLTHSTDIRPSAVITGGLFALLPGRALVAGVQDGLTGYYITASARLLEVMYFFIGIVAGVLIILYLGVQLGAQLNPEAQFVPNDRPVLQILASMALSLAFAVLLQQERSTVLAVTLNGGVAWIVFGAMARTGDISPVAATAVAAGLVGLFGQLFSRYRYTSSLPFITAAIGPLLPGSATYFGLLGVAQNDVTRGLTSLSTAVATALAIAIGVNLGSEISRLFMRVPGAVGGASRRAAKRTRGF, from the coding sequence GTGGTGGCGGAATCGGGCGGTCCAGAGGACCAGAAGCCCCAGTCCGACGAGGCACGGAGTGCTTTCGCTCCGCCTCCGGGGACGAGTCATCACGCCTCACCGCCCGAGGAGGACCATCCGACGTCGGAGTTCGCGCTGCCGAGCGGGGTGCACCAGGACCCGGGCGGCCCGGCGTCCTCGGGCGGTGGCCCCGGAGGTGCTTCGCACTCCGACACGTTGAGTTCCGCTTTCACCCCGCCGAGCACGTACAGGGCTCAGCAGTCGCCGCCCGCGTTCACTCCGGCACAGGGCATGCCGATGGTCAGGCTGACCAAGGAGGCGCCCTGGCAGGACCGGATGCGCACGATGCTGCGGATGCCGGTGACCGAGCGTCCGGCCGCGGAGACCGTTCAGCGCACCGACGACGAGACCGGCCCCGCCGTGCCGCGCGTGCTCGACCTGACGCTGCGTATCGGGGAGCTGCTGCTCGCGGGCGGTGAGGGCGCCGAGGACGTCGAGGCGGCGATGTTCGCGGTGACCCGCTCGTACGGTCTCGACCGCAGCGAGCCGACGGTCACGTTCACGCTGCTGTCCATCTCGCACCAGCCGTCGCTGGTCGACGATCCGGTCACGGCGAGCCGTACCGTACGCCGCCGGGGCACCGACTACACGCGGCTGGCGGCCGTGTTCCGGCTGGTCGACGACATCACCAGCGAGGAGGCCGACGTCTCCCTGGAGGAGGCCTACCGGCGGCTCGCGGAGATCCGCAGGAACCGGCACCCGTACCCGGGCTGGGTGCTGACGGCGGCCGCCGGGCTGCTGGCGGGCTCGGCCTCCGTGCTGGTCGGCGGTGGGGTGCTGGTGTTCATCGTGGCGGCGACGGGCGCGATGCTCGGCGACCGTCTCGCGTGGCTGTGCGCCGGGCGCGGGCTGCCGGAGTTCTACCAGTTCACGGTGGCCGCGATGCCGCCCGCCGCGATGGGGGTGGCGCTGACGCTGACCCATTCGACGGACATCCGCCCGTCCGCGGTGATCACCGGTGGGCTGTTCGCCCTGCTGCCGGGGCGGGCGCTGGTGGCGGGGGTGCAGGACGGTCTCACCGGCTACTACATCACCGCGTCGGCCCGGCTGCTGGAGGTCATGTACTTCTTCATCGGGATCGTGGCGGGCGTGCTGATCATCCTGTATCTCGGGGTGCAGCTGGGGGCGCAGCTCAATCCCGAGGCGCAGTTCGTGCCCAACGACCGGCCGGTGCTCCAGATCCTGGCGTCGATGGCGCTGAGTCTGGCCTTCGCGGTCCTGCTCCAGCAGGAGCGGTCGACCGTGCTGGCGGTCACCCTGAACGGCGGTGTCGCCTGGATCGTCTTCGGCGCGATGGCCCGCACCGGGGACATCTCGCCGGTCGCGGCGACGGCGGTGGCGGCCGGTCTGGTGGGCCTGTTCGGGCAGCTGTTCTCGCGCTACCGGTACACGTCCTCGCTACCGTTCATCACGGCGGCGATCGGGCCGCTGCTGCCCGGTTCGGCGACGTACTTCGGTCTGCTGGGCGTGGCCCAGAACGACGTGACCCGAGGGCTGACCTCGCTGTCGACGGCGGTCGCGACGGCGCTGGCCATCGCGATCGGGGTGAACCTGGGGAGCGAGATCTCCCGGCTGTTCATGCGGGTGCCGGGCGCGGTCGGCGGGGCGAGCCGCCGGGCGGCGAAGCGGACCCGAGGGTTCTGA
- a CDS encoding DUF368 domain-containing protein, which yields MAKPSGHHVFNAFRGALIGTAEAVPGVSGGTVALITGVYEKLIDGAGHITSALRMGASDLPRGRGAARARAELRNVDWTVLLPLLAGMAVALVLAAKLIAPLVEEHPQSAYALFFGLVLASLWVPYSGSGKRWTVGNYALCVVVALGAFTLTGLPPGEMPTHPVVVALAGSIAICALVLPGISGSFLLLTMGLYEPTIEAVNERDFGYLAAFALGCVVGLALFVKLLKWLLANYHHMTLVVMTGLMAGSLRALWPWQDDDRGLLAPSGSVGLTCALFALGAAVVIAVLVVEHRAQGKKAEPSAAAPKRGRHARVTSGSGRD from the coding sequence ATGGCGAAGCCATCCGGCCACCACGTCTTCAACGCCTTCCGTGGCGCTCTCATCGGCACCGCAGAGGCCGTCCCCGGCGTCAGCGGCGGCACCGTCGCACTGATCACCGGCGTGTACGAGAAGCTGATCGACGGCGCGGGTCACATCACCAGCGCGCTGCGCATGGGCGCGTCCGACCTGCCCCGCGGCCGGGGGGCCGCGCGCGCCAGGGCCGAGCTGAGGAACGTCGACTGGACGGTCCTGCTTCCGCTCCTGGCGGGCATGGCGGTGGCCCTGGTGCTCGCGGCCAAGCTGATCGCGCCCCTGGTCGAGGAGCACCCCCAGTCCGCCTACGCCCTGTTCTTCGGTCTGGTGCTGGCCTCCCTGTGGGTGCCGTACTCAGGCTCGGGAAAGCGCTGGACCGTCGGGAACTACGCGCTCTGCGTGGTCGTCGCGCTGGGCGCCTTCACCCTGACGGGGCTGCCGCCCGGCGAGATGCCGACCCACCCCGTGGTGGTCGCCCTGGCCGGCTCGATCGCGATCTGCGCGCTGGTCCTTCCCGGTATCTCCGGCTCGTTCCTGCTGCTGACCATGGGCCTGTACGAGCCGACGATCGAAGCCGTCAACGAGCGTGACTTCGGCTATCTCGCAGCCTTCGCGCTGGGCTGTGTGGTGGGGCTCGCGCTCTTCGTCAAGCTGCTGAAGTGGCTGCTGGCGAACTACCACCACATGACGCTGGTCGTGATGACCGGTCTGATGGCTGGTTCACTGCGCGCGCTGTGGCCCTGGCAGGACGATGACCGCGGGCTCCTCGCCCCCAGCGGCTCGGTCGGCCTGACCTGCGCTCTGTTCGCGCTCGGCGCCGCCGTGGTGATCGCTGTGCTGGTGGTGGAGCACCGGGCTCAGGGCAAGAAGGCGGAGCCGTCGGCCGCCGCACCGAAGCGCGGTCGGCACGCGCGCGTCACCTCAGGCTCCGGGCGGGACTGA
- a CDS encoding DedA family protein, with amino-acid sequence MNTLALGPSWLDPDYLLNTFGLPGLLLIVFAESGLLIGFFLPGDSLLFTTGLLVTTGQLKYPLWLVCTLIAVAAILGDQVGYLFGRKVGPALFKRPDSRLFKQENVEKAHEFFEKHGPKSLVLARFVPIVRTFTPIIAGVSRMNYRLFVIYNVVGALLWGVGVTVLGAMLGKIDFVHEHIEKILVLIVLISVVPIVIEVLRARSQGKKAAAAEAAGGDGPAADALPQGLVGPGSAPPGV; translated from the coding sequence TTGAATACGCTTGCCCTCGGCCCGAGCTGGCTGGACCCGGACTATCTGCTCAACACGTTCGGCCTCCCCGGCCTCCTCCTCATCGTGTTCGCCGAGTCCGGACTGCTGATCGGCTTCTTCCTGCCCGGCGACTCCCTGCTGTTCACCACAGGGCTGCTGGTCACCACCGGCCAGCTGAAGTATCCGCTCTGGCTCGTCTGCACCCTGATCGCCGTCGCCGCGATCCTCGGCGACCAGGTGGGCTATCTCTTCGGCCGCAAGGTCGGCCCGGCCCTCTTCAAGCGCCCGGACTCCCGTCTCTTCAAGCAGGAGAACGTGGAGAAGGCCCACGAGTTCTTCGAGAAGCACGGCCCGAAGTCCCTGGTCCTGGCGCGCTTCGTGCCCATCGTCCGCACGTTCACGCCGATCATCGCGGGCGTCAGCCGGATGAACTACCGCCTGTTCGTCATCTACAACGTCGTCGGCGCGCTTCTGTGGGGCGTCGGCGTCACCGTGCTCGGCGCCATGCTCGGCAAGATCGACTTCGTGCACGAGCACATCGAGAAGATCCTCGTCCTGATCGTGCTCATCTCCGTGGTGCCGATCGTGATCGAGGTCCTCAGGGCCCGCAGCCAGGGCAAGAAGGCCGCTGCCGCCGAGGCGGCGGGCGGCGACGGCCCGGCGGCGGATGCCCTGCCCCAGGGGCTCGTAGGGCCGGGCTCAGCCCCGCCTGGAGTCTGA
- a CDS encoding YbjQ family protein, protein MGIEEFGGGQTAQADVLVVTTNDVPGYQVTQVIGEVFGLTVRSRHLGSQIGAGLKSMIGGELKGLTKTLVETRNQAMERLVEQARARGANAVLMMRFDVTEAADVGTEVCAYGTAAVISKV, encoded by the coding sequence ATGGGCATTGAGGAATTCGGCGGCGGGCAGACCGCCCAGGCGGACGTGCTGGTCGTCACCACAAACGACGTACCGGGGTATCAGGTGACGCAGGTCATCGGTGAGGTCTTCGGGCTGACCGTGCGGTCGCGCCATCTCGGCAGCCAGATCGGCGCCGGGCTGAAGTCGATGATCGGCGGCGAGCTGAAAGGGCTGACCAAGACCCTGGTCGAGACCCGCAACCAGGCGATGGAGCGGCTGGTGGAGCAGGCGCGGGCCCGGGGCGCCAACGCGGTCCTGATGATGCGCTTCGACGTCACCGAGGCGGCGGACGTGGGGACGGAGGTCTGCGCGTACGGGACAGCGGCGGTGATCAGCAAGGTGTGA
- a CDS encoding glutamate decarboxylase: protein MPLHRGAHPEQDEPSAERRRLALNPFYGEADPTAAMTAAPPRHRLPDGPLPPMTAYRLVHDELMLDGNSRLNLATFVTTWMEPQAGVLMGECRDKNMIDKDEYPRTAELERRCVAMLADLWNAPDPATAVGCSTTGSSEACMLAGLALKRRWAKRNADRYPASARPNLVMGVNVQVCWDKFCTFWEVEARQVPMEGGRFHLDPGAAAELCDENTIGVVGVLGSTFDGSYEPIAELCAALDALQERTGLDIPVHVDGASGAMVAPFLDPDVEWDFRLPRVSSINTSGHKYGLVYPGVGWALWRSSDELPEELVFRVNYLGGDMPTFALNFSRPGAQVVAQYYTFLRLGHDGYRAVQQASRDVARSLARAVEELGDFRLLTRGDELPVFAFTTNSDVHAYDVFDVSRRLREHGWLVPAYTFPANRQDLSVLRVVCRNGFSSDLAELLVEDLKLLLPELRSQKHPLSHDRSVPTAFHH, encoded by the coding sequence ATGCCGCTGCACCGCGGTGCCCACCCGGAACAGGACGAACCCTCCGCGGAGCGGCGCAGGCTCGCCCTCAACCCCTTCTACGGCGAGGCCGATCCGACGGCCGCGATGACCGCCGCGCCGCCCCGGCACCGGCTGCCGGACGGCCCGTTGCCGCCGATGACGGCGTACCGGCTGGTCCATGACGAGCTGATGCTCGACGGCAACTCCCGGCTCAACCTGGCCACCTTCGTCACCACCTGGATGGAGCCGCAGGCCGGGGTGCTGATGGGTGAGTGCCGGGACAAGAACATGATCGACAAGGATGAGTACCCGCGCACCGCCGAACTGGAGCGGCGCTGTGTGGCGATGCTCGCCGACCTGTGGAACGCCCCCGATCCGGCGACCGCCGTGGGGTGTTCGACGACCGGGTCGAGCGAGGCGTGCATGCTGGCCGGGCTCGCCCTTAAGCGGCGCTGGGCGAAGCGGAACGCGGACCGCTATCCGGCGAGCGCCCGGCCCAATCTGGTGATGGGCGTCAACGTGCAGGTCTGCTGGGACAAGTTCTGCACCTTCTGGGAGGTGGAGGCCCGGCAGGTCCCGATGGAGGGCGGCCGCTTCCACCTGGACCCGGGGGCAGCCGCCGAGCTCTGCGACGAGAACACCATCGGGGTCGTCGGCGTCCTCGGCTCCACCTTCGACGGGTCCTACGAGCCGATCGCCGAGCTGTGCGCGGCCCTGGACGCCCTCCAGGAACGCACCGGCCTCGACATCCCGGTCCACGTCGACGGGGCGTCCGGCGCGATGGTCGCGCCTTTCCTCGACCCGGACGTGGAGTGGGACTTCCGGCTGCCGCGGGTGTCCTCGATCAACACCTCCGGCCACAAGTACGGGCTGGTCTACCCGGGGGTCGGCTGGGCGCTGTGGCGCTCGTCCGACGAACTCCCGGAGGAACTGGTCTTCCGGGTCAACTACCTGGGCGGCGACATGCCGACCTTCGCGCTGAACTTCTCCCGGCCCGGGGCGCAGGTGGTCGCGCAGTACTACACGTTCCTGCGCCTCGGGCACGACGGCTACCGGGCGGTCCAGCAGGCCTCCCGGGACGTGGCCCGCTCACTGGCCCGTGCGGTGGAGGAGCTGGGCGACTTCCGGCTGCTCACCAGGGGCGACGAGCTGCCGGTGTTCGCCTTCACGACGAACAGCGACGTCCACGCGTACGACGTGTTCGACGTCTCGCGCCGGCTGCGGGAGCACGGCTGGCTGGTGCCCGCGTACACGTTCCCCGCCAACCGGCAGGACCTGTCGGTGCTGCGGGTGGTGTGCCGCAATGGGTTCTCCTCGGACCTGGCGGAGCTACTGGTGGAGGACCTGAAGCTGCTGCTGCCCGAACTGCGCTCGCAGAAGCACCCGTTGAGCCATGACCGATCGGTGCCGACGGCCTTCCACCACTAG